A single window of Streptomyces xanthii DNA harbors:
- a CDS encoding electron transfer flavoprotein subunit alpha/FixB family protein, producing the protein MAEVLVYVDHVDGAVRKPTLELLTLARRIGEPVAVALGSGAAGTAAVLAEHGATRVLTHEAADYADYLVVPKVEALEAAVAAVSPVAVLVPSSAEAKEVAARLALRIGSGIITDAVDLEAGDSGPVATQSVFAASFTTKSVVVKGTPVITVKPNSAAVEPAAAAGAVEALDVAFSEKAHGTKVTARTARESTGRPELTEAAIVVSGGRGVNGAENFSVIEALADSLGAAVGASRAAVDAGWYPHSNQVGQTGKSVSPQLYIASGISGAIQHRAGMQTSKTIVAINKDPEAPIFDLVDYGVVGDLFDVVPQLTEEVKTRKG; encoded by the coding sequence TTCTGGTCTACGTCGACCACGTGGACGGTGCGGTCCGCAAGCCCACGCTGGAGCTGCTGACGCTGGCGCGTCGGATCGGTGAGCCGGTCGCGGTCGCTCTCGGCAGTGGTGCCGCCGGTACCGCGGCGGTGCTGGCCGAGCACGGTGCCACCCGGGTTCTGACGCACGAGGCGGCCGACTACGCCGACTACCTGGTCGTGCCGAAGGTCGAGGCGCTTGAGGCCGCGGTCGCGGCGGTGTCGCCGGTGGCGGTGCTGGTTCCCTCCTCCGCGGAGGCGAAGGAGGTCGCGGCGCGTCTGGCGCTGCGGATCGGGTCGGGCATCATCACCGACGCGGTCGACCTGGAGGCCGGTGACAGCGGTCCGGTGGCCACGCAGTCGGTGTTCGCCGCCTCGTTCACCACGAAGTCCGTGGTGGTCAAGGGCACCCCGGTCATCACGGTGAAGCCCAACAGTGCCGCGGTCGAGCCGGCGGCCGCCGCGGGTGCGGTCGAGGCCCTGGACGTGGCGTTCTCGGAGAAGGCGCACGGCACGAAGGTCACCGCCCGCACGGCGCGTGAGTCGACGGGCCGCCCGGAGCTGACCGAGGCCGCGATCGTGGTCTCCGGCGGCCGTGGTGTGAACGGTGCGGAGAACTTCTCGGTCATCGAGGCCCTCGCCGACTCCCTGGGCGCGGCCGTGGGTGCCTCGCGTGCCGCGGTCGACGCCGGCTGGTACCCGCACTCCAACCAGGTCGGCCAGACCGGCAAGTCCGTCTCCCCGCAGTTGTACATCGCCTCGGGCATCTCGGGCGCGATCCAGCACCGGGCCGGTATGCAGACCTCGAAGACGATCGTCGCGATCAACAAGGACCCCGAGGCCCCGATCTTCGACCTCGTCGACTACGGCGTCGTCGGCGACCTCTTCGACGTCGTCCCGCAGCTGACCGAGGAGGTCAAGACCCGCAAGGGCTGA